A region from the Candidatus Electrothrix scaldis genome encodes:
- a CDS encoding dipeptide ABC transporter ATP-binding protein — translation MNTLLTIDNLSLTFCSDQEIGGDSRILYDINLSIEQGKTHALVGESGSGKSVTAMSLLRLLEDVAKVRYEGKILFNGQDLLQLSRKGIQAVRGNDIAMIFQEPMTSLNPVYTIGQQLTEPLIKHRKLGKEEADREAISLLERTGIPDPAHRLSSYPHQLSGGQRQRVMIAMALACRPALLIADEPTTALDVTIQAQIIDLIKDLQKEFNMAVLLITHDLPLVRKAAESVSIMHKGRIVEQNSTEALFENPQQDYTRKLLNAIPNLHHQPAAQGRPLVQLQNIDCEFVVRRSWEGFFKERRFKRKKTVLKAVDNVELTVRQGTTLGIIGESGSGKSTLAFCLLKLQAFKGTVRYFTQGGEEQGLLLSDLSNRQMRPLRKRMQIVFQDPFSSLSPRMTIEQIIAEGLQVHNSGHSRAERNLLVRQALEEVELDPDVANRFPHEFSGGQRQRIAIARAIILKPELLILDEPTSALDTTIQAQIIALLKRLQESYGMTYIFITHDLRVLRSLADELVVMRNGKIVEQGMADRIFNQPEQAYTKELLKAAFYVEQ, via the coding sequence ATGAATACCCTACTTACCATTGATAATCTTTCGCTGACCTTCTGTTCAGACCAGGAAATCGGCGGTGACAGCCGCATCCTGTACGATATCAACCTGAGTATTGAGCAGGGAAAGACCCATGCCCTGGTTGGAGAATCCGGTTCTGGAAAATCCGTTACAGCGATGTCTCTCCTACGCCTGCTTGAGGATGTGGCCAAGGTACGTTATGAAGGGAAAATCCTCTTCAATGGGCAGGACCTGCTGCAACTGAGCCGGAAGGGCATCCAGGCCGTGCGGGGAAATGATATCGCCATGATCTTTCAGGAGCCCATGACCTCGCTCAACCCGGTCTACACCATTGGGCAGCAGCTCACAGAGCCCCTGATCAAACACCGTAAACTGGGCAAAGAAGAGGCAGATCGGGAGGCCATAAGCCTGCTGGAACGCACCGGCATTCCTGATCCCGCACACCGACTTTCCTCCTATCCTCATCAGCTCTCCGGCGGGCAACGCCAGCGGGTCATGATCGCAATGGCCCTGGCCTGTCGCCCTGCCCTGCTTATCGCAGACGAACCCACCACCGCCCTTGACGTGACGATTCAGGCCCAGATCATTGACCTGATCAAGGATCTGCAAAAAGAATTTAACATGGCGGTGCTGCTCATCACCCATGACCTCCCCCTGGTCCGCAAGGCGGCAGAGAGCGTATCTATTATGCACAAGGGACGGATTGTGGAGCAGAACAGCACCGAGGCCTTGTTCGAAAATCCCCAGCAGGATTACACCCGTAAACTCCTTAATGCGATTCCGAACCTGCACCATCAGCCCGCTGCCCAAGGAAGGCCGCTTGTTCAGCTGCAAAATATCGATTGCGAGTTTGTGGTCAGGAGATCCTGGGAAGGATTCTTCAAAGAGAGGCGTTTTAAAAGAAAGAAGACCGTGCTCAAGGCGGTGGACAATGTCGAGCTGACGGTCCGCCAAGGAACAACTTTGGGGATTATCGGGGAATCAGGCTCTGGGAAAAGTACCTTGGCCTTTTGTCTGCTGAAACTTCAGGCCTTCAAGGGAACAGTGCGATACTTTACGCAGGGAGGAGAAGAGCAAGGCCTGTTGCTCTCGGACTTGAGTAACCGCCAAATGCGACCATTGCGCAAACGGATGCAAATCGTTTTTCAGGACCCGTTTTCCTCGCTCTCGCCCCGAATGACCATTGAACAGATTATTGCCGAAGGCTTACAGGTGCATAATTCAGGGCATAGCAGAGCAGAGCGCAACCTCCTGGTCCGGCAGGCTCTGGAAGAAGTGGAGCTTGACCCGGATGTGGCCAATCGCTTTCCCCATGAATTTTCCGGTGGCCAACGCCAGCGCATCGCCATTGCCCGGGCCATCATTCTCAAGCCAGAGCTGCTCATCCTTGATGAGCCCACCTCTGCCCTGGACACCACGATCCAGGCCCAGATCATCGCCCTGCTGAAACGCCTCCAGGAAAGCTACGGCATGACCTATATCTTCATCACCCATGACCTGCGGGTGCTCCGCTCGTTGGCTGATGAGCTGGTAGTAATGCGCAACGGAAAGATTGTAGAACAGGGCATGGCAGACCGCATCTTCAATCAGCCTGAGCAGGCCTATACCAAGGAATTACTCAAGGCTGCCTTTTATGTGGAACAGTAG
- the tilS gene encoding tRNA lysidine(34) synthetase TilS: protein MRKKEPLSRTFSRELTESCLVAQGSRIISAVSGGPDSMALLHLLAAVQQSVGLALTAVWVDHGLRPEETPQEERTVMLAAEKLQVACVRHRVDAASYAREQGISLEHAARDLRYAALRTTAREVGAEYIAVAHTADDQAEEILLRLLRGSGREGLAGMRMRSRDLIRPLLNIEKKDLLAWLTEQEIPFCFDSSNDDMRFLRNRVRHQLLPFIEEHFEGGVKKSLRKTADSLAEDEALLAALTAEAEQKTIRVLSPLKNSGESPELSKIQLLRTPFCSLHPALQRRVVERLLWKIGGRAGYDHILLVIKAAESGRTNSELHLGKGLRVGVFRDRLEFSYPMGQRAWRGRLFGDA from the coding sequence ATGCGAAAAAAAGAGCCTCTGTCCCGCACCTTTTCTCGGGAATTAACCGAATCCTGCCTGGTAGCCCAAGGAAGTAGGATTATTAGTGCCGTTTCCGGTGGGCCGGATTCTATGGCCCTGTTACACCTTTTGGCCGCAGTGCAACAGTCTGTAGGTCTTGCACTGACAGCAGTCTGGGTGGACCACGGTCTGCGCCCGGAAGAAACGCCCCAGGAAGAACGGACCGTGATGCTTGCAGCGGAAAAATTACAGGTTGCCTGTGTCAGGCACCGGGTTGATGCAGCATCCTATGCCCGCGAGCAGGGGATTTCTCTGGAACATGCTGCCCGTGATCTGCGCTATGCTGCCCTGCGCACCACGGCCCGTGAGGTCGGGGCAGAGTACATTGCTGTGGCCCATACCGCAGATGATCAGGCCGAAGAGATCTTGTTACGGCTCCTGCGGGGCAGCGGCAGAGAAGGGCTTGCTGGCATGCGGATGCGGAGCAGGGATCTGATACGTCCTTTGCTGAATATCGAGAAAAAGGACCTTCTGGCTTGGTTGACGGAGCAGGAAATCCCCTTCTGTTTTGATTCCTCCAATGACGATATGCGCTTTTTGCGAAACCGGGTACGTCACCAACTTTTGCCTTTTATTGAGGAGCATTTTGAGGGAGGAGTGAAGAAGTCCCTGCGCAAAACTGCGGATAGTCTGGCTGAGGACGAGGCGCTTCTGGCCGCATTGACCGCAGAGGCAGAGCAGAAAACAATCCGTGTATTATCCCCTTTAAAAAATTCCGGTGAGTCTCCCGAATTATCGAAAATTCAACTTCTCCGTACACCGTTTTGCAGCCTGCATCCTGCCTTGCAGCGCCGGGTGGTGGAGCGCCTGCTCTGGAAAATAGGAGGCAGGGCAGGCTATGATCATATCTTGTTGGTGATTAAGGCGGCTGAGAGCGGTCGCACCAACAGCGAGCTTCATCTTGGGAAAGGCCTGCGGGTTGGCGTGTTTCGGGACCGGCTGGAGTTTTCTTATCCAATGGGACAGAGAGCCTGGAGGGGGAGATTGTTTGGGGATGCCTGA
- a CDS encoding HNH endonuclease signature motif containing protein, translating into MRPVDKGSAPQVYTNYQDARNDLANKIDWCCSYCEMKVMNSINIDHVIPLSKGGAKLDWDNFLLACFHCNGKSNKSDKNSSRTDYYWPDIDNTINAFQYHPTPDIIEPKSSLSYKQKIKAQNTIDLLGLDKFPGKPNKEPTPGDKRWIAIQSAWLKANKSMDNWKKQQSDEMLEMIVECAHSDGHFSIWYELFKSYDRVRKALIAKFEGTYQPSTFDNRGKPSPRPHSDL; encoded by the coding sequence ATGAGACCGGTAGACAAAGGGAGTGCTCCTCAAGTATATACAAACTATCAAGATGCCCGAAATGATTTGGCCAATAAAATTGATTGGTGTTGTTCATACTGCGAAATGAAAGTGATGAATAGCATTAATATCGACCATGTTATTCCGTTATCCAAAGGAGGCGCAAAACTGGATTGGGATAATTTCCTGTTAGCATGCTTCCATTGCAATGGGAAAAGCAATAAAAGCGACAAAAATTCATCAAGAACAGATTACTATTGGCCAGATATTGACAATACAATTAATGCGTTTCAATACCATCCAACACCAGACATCATTGAGCCTAAATCCTCACTGTCTTACAAGCAAAAAATTAAGGCCCAAAATACTATAGACTTACTAGGACTTGATAAATTTCCAGGGAAACCCAACAAAGAACCTACCCCTGGTGATAAGCGTTGGATTGCTATCCAGTCAGCCTGGTTAAAAGCAAATAAATCAATGGATAACTGGAAGAAACAACAATCAGATGAAATGTTGGAAATGATCGTAGAGTGTGCTCATTCAGATGGACACTTTTCAATTTGGTATGAACTGTTTAAAAGTTATGATCGGGTAAGAAAAGCACTGATTGCAAAATTTGAAGGCACTTATCAACCAAGTACTTTTGATAATCGTGGGAAACCATCGCCAAGACCACATAGTGACTTATAA